The sequence below is a genomic window from Lolium perenne isolate Kyuss_39 chromosome 4, Kyuss_2.0, whole genome shotgun sequence.
CAACGAGATGCATACCATCTTCTCCTTCGGCCTCTCCACCGGCATGTATGCCATGGGATCCAGTGAGCCCCTAGGCTCGGCTGCAGAAAATCCTGCACCTGAGGATGCTAAAACCCAGGAGTCCTACACGGTCAACCTTGATGGGGCACCTGAGATGGTTGTTGACGCGCCTGAGAAGGTGAGCACCGGCAAGAGGAAGAGAGGCGCCTTCGCCGACGACGAGTTGGTGGCCTTCACCAACATGTTTGTTGTTGAGAAGGACGTCGCATAGGCCATCAGGGACAACAAGCCCACGGACATGCACCCTGACCTTTACAAAGCGGTCATGGAAATGCTTGGCTTCGCCGAGGATGATCTCATGGCCGCCCTCAGCCACCTCATCGACCACAAGGCCTAAGGTTTCAAATTAGTCGGCATGATCGAGTCACACCGCGTCCTCTGGCTGAGGAACTACCTTGGCAAGTAGCACTCAAAGGTGTAGTGATGCCCCTGAGGGGGTGGTTCAGGGATGCATGCATGGagttggtgatgatgatgatgtaaaTTCTGACAGTAGCTAGGAATGAAAAACAATTGATGGCCCCCTTTTGTAACTATGATGAGGTGGTATATAGTGACCCCTCGGGTGATGGTGAACCTGCGGTGTTAGGAtgacacccacttttgttgtggtggtaCGATGACGCCATGGTAGTGTAGGATGAACTTGTGATCCACTTTTGGAATGATCATGCATGCCCCTGTTAGTTTATCATTTTATGTCAACACTTGTGTTGTTCTATTGTTATTTTCTGAATTGCTTTCATGGTTGTGATTGATTACTTGTTCTTCTTATGCCGTGCTAGTGGTATGTGGTGTTTCCCGGACGGGTTCGACGAATCTACAGCTCATGGAGGGTGTATCAAGACCAGGTCAGTGGCTACTCCAACATCTACCGAGGGTATGAAATATTGGAAGAGGCACAACAAGAATACCTCACCTTCCTGGAAGAGGAGTTCCTAGAAAATCAGGTCATCGATGAGGCATTAGCACAACTGCCGTCGGAGGAAGTACATGCTCTACAAGGAGCACCGCCGGAGCTACGTCTCAGTCAGGTCAAAGATTACATCATCGCTTTCCTCATCGTGGTGATCGTGAGAATCTTGTTCTTCTGAGTGGTCTCTGATCGTATGTAACATGCTATGGCATGGTAATCTCATCATATTTGAATTGTGGTAAGGATATGGAACTGTCATTTGAGCAACCAAACAGTTAATTCCTATTTTTCTGCATGCAAGTTGGGATGGAAACGGGCAACCAAACGATGGGGCATGGATTCCTTTTCCGGCGCGCAAAAGGCCTACAGGCTACCAAACGACCTGGCTTTCATGGTCCATGCCCCCTTCGCGACGCGCAGGTAAATACATCTCGCTGAGCATAGTGAACCACGAATTGGATGCAGGTTACCAAAGACGCGTATAGTTTCGCTTGTCACTCGCGCTCGCAAGGACGGGTCAGCGGTGGTTGTGGTGGGGGATAACCACGCGATCGCATCATGGAATTTGCACCGATCACACGACAGTGAGTAACCACCGCTTCGCCCTTCATTTTCTTCCTTCCTTTGTCTACGCGCGTGCGACCGTGTGTCCACGGGCGGGATCGGGAGGACAGGCCAGCCTTGTTTTTTAAACGGAGCAGAATCTTTACCTTAATCTATGAAATAAGAAGAAGATTTTGATAAGAAATTCATTGCAATCCTAATGATTGAAAAACTACTCTCCTTGCATAATTTCATCCAACCCATTTGCACCTGCGGTGACCCAAAGATGCGCTTCTTCCTTAATTTTATCTAAGGTAACAAAAGGTGGCACGTGTTTATCATGAATGACTGTTGTGTTGCGCTCGTCTCAAATCTTCTAAAAGTGATCATAGTGAGAGAAGCGATTGGATTACGATTTGGGACTGAGCCATCCTTCATCATCTCTTTTATGAAGCCCCTAAGTTGTACGGCACATCGGAAATTGACGAAGAGATATGATTGACCGGTCTCGTGGCTTTCTTGAGAAGAGCAATACAGTCCATAATTTGGACAACCTCTCTTTGCCAACTTACCGCCGTTCGTATTGTACTTTGTGTCGCATGCCATGTGAAGATTTTAACCTTAGCAGGTGCCCAAGCTTAGCCTTCCATATTATCTTGTACATGATAGAGATGATCATCAATCCCAAAATTTGCAACTCATAGGTCTCGAGTATTGTCCATTCAACGGGCCAAGCCTTTATGTCTTATTTCCAAGTCATTGAAGATTCTTAGATGTCGTTTAGTATCCATCATTTTGGCCTgaaatcctggaattcattttggaattTCATAGGTgggttgtttggttgccacagaattggACCGTCATTTCATTTAGAAAATCCAGCAAAATGACGCCATAGGTAAACATGATTCCAAGCTGAGACCTATCATTTGCATTTCTCTATGGAAGCcatttacaaattcaatattgaattatgTTGTCATTTGCAATTCATATGGCAACCAAATAAGTGTCCATTTctggaattacaatgtaaatgaaatgaatacatgtattcatttcaaaatgctacaaacgaAATGAAAGTCTGACTTCCAAACGACTTCTTAGTTTTCATGGATATAAATATGGTCCATAGAATCTCTAGCAAAGACAACGAAAAAAACAGTTAAGGATCATCAAATTGAAAAACGAAATAGAGTAAAGTACACCGCAAAAGGCAGTTGCCCGTGAGAATCATCACCTGAACCAGGGCACATCTGAACCTAACTTCTCGGCTAGGCGGCGGCACACCCAGTTACTTTGAATGTTTTTCGTGGCAAAATTTAAACACAAATTAGCATCTAAAGTCTATAAGGATTAAGTTTTGTCCAGGCTTTTAAATGTTCTTGGGTCAAACACTATCCCTCTCCCAGTTTTTTAATTGAAGTGTGTCGTCGGCGGTTCTAATCTCGGAGAGCAGTTTTAGTCGAGCTTTAACTGGTGCAAATCATGCATTTTCTCCTCCTTCCTCTCCTTTCTCTGACCATAAATAAATCGACCCTTCTTCTTTTCTCTCATTTTTTCGACAAAGGAAACATTTTAGTATAGTCTCCACAACAACGCAGTGTCCTAATGGCAATACGGATGCACAAAGCCaatgaaagaaaaaaaatataaaaaagaaaaaggTCCCACTAGAGTGACCTATTTCTCGTAGCAGCGGACCAAACACCACCAAGACAGTACCAGATATTTAACTTCTCCAAAAGCGACACCTCCAAGAAGGAGACAACGCAAAAGCACCATCATCGCTCTAATCAAAGATCATAGGTTTTCACCCAGGAGAACGTCCGCGCTCATAAAACTATACCCTTGACAAAATTATTACCAGACACAACCACTGAAGGCGAGACCTTGGATCTTCATCCTGCAAGTTTAGACTCTGAATTTCTCTTGTGATGCCACCCCCACTTGTCTATGCCATTTCTCCAAATCACGAATAACCAAGCCAAAATCTCATCGCCACCTGGACTCGAACCACCATCACTAGTCCATAGATTTCGGCTATTATGCGATTCTCCGCAACTGACTTCATCATGGAACTAAAAACATGTCCCATGATAGCAACAGACCGGAGATCTGCGCatcgctccctctgaaaccaaacgatCAGAGAAAAACATGGTTGCGCTTGACCGAATACCATCTGATCTGGAAATCTTTAGGCATGTCGTCCATCGGAGTTCGCCGGCGAAGCCTTCTGGGACTCGACACTCTGTCTAGATCAATGAAGGCAGGCATCAAGCAGATCTTCATCATGGCGTGAGAGGGGTTCTAGGATCGCCTCCTTTATTCAAGTCGTGCCAGCTGCCCCCACACCACCCGCCGGCAACTTGCAAGATCCATCGCACCAAACCCTGCTAGCGACCCAGAGGGCTAGGCCAGCAACGAGGGAGGTGACGACAGAGCAGGGTCGATCCCCATCGGATCCGGCCCAAAACCACGCAGCAAAGAGGGTCGGGGAGGAGGCACGGGAGACATCCAAATCGTTATCTAGGGTTTCCACCACCACCCGTCCGGCCCTACATCTCCACCGCTGGTCATGGCGCCACCAGAAGAGGATGTCCGCCACCGCCCCGACTAGGGGCACTACCCTAGTCGCTGCTCTATGACGTGCCGGCTATCACCGCCCTAGCATCCATGGCGGCCGTCCCCAAACCATGTTTGGCGGCTAGGCCCGTCACCGTGGTGAGGGCCATCGGCAATGGTGTCGGGGAGATTATGGCGGCGCTCGGTGACGCCACCGATGTCTCCCTAGGGTGCAACACGCGGGGATAACCTTCCCTTTTTCCTCTCCTATTTTCCTCCTAGACTATTTCTCTTGCTGCCATGGCTATGAGgacaaaagggaagcatgtaattgACAGCGAGGAGCAGAGCGGATTTGTGCCCACCCTATTCTCTAGTCATTTCTAGAGGTGTGTGCTCGAGGCCAGGGGCGTCGACACATGTTGTTGAGGCACACGTCGTTACGTGTAAAGCAAGATGTCTTCCTTGGTGTACCTCCTCCTCACTTAGACAACACCCAGACGGCGGCATCAAGGAAAAATGCTACTCTCTTCGTCTAAAATATGTatctcaactttatctagatatagatgtatctataactaaaatacaTATGTATCTAGATAAAATTAAAACACCTATTTTAAAATAGATGGAGTATTTGACAAGATAAGTTTATATGAATTGTACCCCCCTAAGATAGccagtagggtttagggttttgtctAAGATAGCCAGAGGATTCTAGGGGCCTCCATGAACAATATGCATGTTTTAAGATTATGATCAGTGCATAATGTCCCATTTTCCTCAAAATTACCAAATGAAGTGCCATTTTTAAGGAAGATCCGTAAAAAATAAATAAACAGGGTCTAAAGAATCTGCTAGAGTAGGTAAACTTTGAAGGTGATTTAAGGAATCTGCAGAGCTGTTTTCCACACATATGTCGGGGCGCTGAGATTATTATTCAAGAATCTCGCAATACATGTGCTACCAACGGTTAAGCACAAGAAAATCTTGATCAATCAGAAACACATCGTGCCCATGCAGAAGAGCACGGAACAAGCCACTATTTTACTTCGCCAATGATACCTCTCATACCGCGCAGTGACACAAATGCCGTTACAAACCTCAGGCAGCGAACACCACCACCACATCATCATCTATGTAAAACTAAGAGAGGGTTACTACCATATACACAAAGACAGGTCAAGGTAACGAGCCAACTTTCAGAACAAGAATAAATCAGGCAAGGAGCAGATCATGTGAGCGTCTCACCAACCAATCCAACTATATAAATGAATCTCTCAAAGTCTCTtcctccctctccccctctgTCTCTCTAATGTACATGTTGGTTATAAAAATGCTTTTACACCGTACAGATCAAAATTGTGCAGCGGCAGCAGCAAAGGATAGCTGTTGACCCCACTGTTCGCAGGATCGACGAGGACGGACAACCAATGAACTCTCTTCTTCTCCAGGCAGCCACTAGTCGGGATAAACAACTCTTCAGCTGCCAGCCATGCCAGACCAGACCAGCTCTCACACAAGTCCTGCAATTGTCATGCACCAGTCTACAGGGGTGCACACAAGCTATGGGGAAAAGCTACCCGTGGATGGGTGAGTCACCCATTCCTGCCGAGCTACACAAATTGCAGCAAAGCAGTGGCAGAAAGTAGTTGCAAACTTGATGTTCTGAGTACTGAGTTACTTCAGAGATATCTTTGCTCACTGGGTATTCAGGAAGCACCATATCAGAAAGGAATGACATAAGGCAGAGCAATGACATCGGCCTGGTCGATTCTCACAGCCTCAGCCCACACTTGGGGCACTCCATCGGCCGCAGCCTCTGTCTTGTGCTTCTCTGAATGGTTGCTAGATTGGTCGAACAGCCAGTCCTGGTCCTCAAGCTCACATTCCATCATTACTTGAGGGGCTTCAGGAATGCTGTATATCTGTCCCAGATACTTGAAGTCTGGGTGGGGCGACAACTTCCTAGAAGGTGCGCCATTCCTAGATGCTGCCAGAGGATCCCAAAGCCCAGCATCGACTGGAGGTCGCTGAGCTTCTTTGTTGCCATTGACCTTCTCTTCCTTCTTAGGGAGCCTTTCAGCCTTCTCAATTTTTATGGCTTCTGGCATGGAAGAGAGTGGCGCGGCTACATGAGATGCTGTACCATTCTCCACATGATTGCTGGAGGGGGCTGGTCTCGGCAACTTTGTAGGCCGCATTTCATGATGGTCTGTACATCATCAGAAGTCTTATAATATAAAGCACCATAAAAAGGTATAATGGTGTTCTACAAGACTATGTGTAATGCTGGTAAGtgcaaaaaaaataagaaaagctAGGAACTCACTTTGTTGGTAACCATTCATCTCGTGGTTCTTTCGCTTCTTCAGGTTTTCATCCGCTAGGATAGCTTCTGTGTCATCAGCTGGAGGGGCTAAAGGAGAAGTTAAGAGATCCGTGAGAATACTATCTATCTGATCATTTACACTCTTTTCTCTTAGCTTATCATGCTCTTTGTGATTATGTTCCCCTTTCTCCTTCTTTGcctccttttcttttttcttctctttGTGTCTATCTTTATCTTTCTCTTTCCTCTTCTTTTTCTCATGCCGTTCACGTTTTTTGTCCTCTTTCTTCTTATCATCAAGTGTCGCGTCTTTGACCTTCTCCACCCTTTCAGCTCTTCCAACTGCAACTTTCTCCACTGCTGGGGGTTTAGAATCAACAAGTTTCTGATCAGTTGACACATCAGTCTGTAGCATTCTTCCGCCCAGTTCCTTTTCCCTGCCCACAACTGGGAGTTTAGAACCAACCAGTTTCTGATCAGTTGAAACATCATTCTGTAGCATTCTTCCGCCCGATTCCTTCTCCCTGACCACAGATGGGGGTCTAGAACCAACCAGTTTCTGATCAGTTGAAACATCATTCTGTAACATTTTTCCGACCGGTTCCTTTTCCCTGACCAAAGATGGAGGTCTAGAACCAGCCAGTTTCTGACCAGTTGAAACATCATTGTGTAGCATTCTACCACCCAGCTCCTTTTCCCTGCCCACAGCTGGGGGTTTAGAACCAACCGGTTTCTGATCATTTGAAACACTATTCTGTAGCATTCTTCCACCTGGCCCCTTTTCCTTGCCCATAGCAGGTGAAACACCTCCAGCATTGGGCTTATTAATGGAAATGGAATTGCTTTCAGATGGCCGAACCATACCATTTGGCCTACGGATTGTAATGCTTGGGCTTGGGATAGTTGGCCTTGGTAGACTTCTATCCATCCCTGTTGCTGCGCTAGATGTTGATGGACTCCCAAACCTCTGCGTGGATGTTGGTGCGCTATCCATTGGCCGACCAACCTTACCATTTCCCTTGTGCATAGCATTAGCAGGGCTTCGAAGCAACGGAGAACTGGTACCAATTTCTTTCTTCGCAATCTCCTTATTTGGGCTCTCAGTTCTCTTCTGCACCAGTATGCTAATGTTACTGATACGCTGCCCCGTCCCCTCTTTCCTTGGCGCAGAATCAGTAGAGTTGGAGAGAGGTCTTGTGACTTTGACTCTTCCCTTCTCCACCATAGGTGCTGTACCAAAGCCATCAGCAGCTCCTTGAGATGAACTGTTGAAGCTCTCGACACGTCGAATTGATGTCCCATTCCTCTGCTGATTGATACTGATGGTCTGTTGCCCCAAGCCCTCATTTTTCCCTGAAGTATCAATAGAGTGAATACGCATTCTATTAACTGCAGTCCTTTCCTTCTCCAATGCAGGTGCAGCACCAAAGCCTTCACGACTTCGTTCATTTGGAACAGGAAACTTGTCAACAGTTCGGTTCTCCACCCCTTTCTCATCTTGTGACTTTCTGACCTGTTCTTCCCTGAATATATGATCCTGAATTTCTTCGGACTTCCTGCTGCTCTCTCCAAGATTCTGACCAGGGATAGCATCGCCATGTCTTTCAGTCCCCTCTGATTCCCTACTTttatctttgctcttgtcctttttCTTGTCTTTGTGCTTTTCTTTTCGATCTTTTTTATCTCTGTGCTTatctttactcctgtctttatcctTCTTTTCTTTACCTTCTTTTTTATCTTTGTCTTTCTTGTCCTTCTTATGCTTCTTCTCCTTGTGTTTCTCCTGAAAAAAGAAGGTTCACCGCTTCCAGTCAAAAAAATTGATAGAAGAGGTAGAGCATAAAGAAGTACCTAGCAAATGCCAAGCATAAAACATTATGATTGAATAATAAACTGCAAACAACAGTAAAAAAGAACTACCAACCAAAATATGAGCTGTTAAACAGTGAATTACCAGAATGGTCAATGCAATAAAACATCTACTCCACATGACTATTCAGGGTGAACTCCTAGAGGTGCAAACAATTGCTAACATAGGTGTCAATAAAAAAAATTGCTAACACTAACACATGCAATAAAACATCTACTCCACATGACTATTCAGGGTGAATTCCTAGAGGCATACTGCAAACAATTGCTAAAATAGGTGTCAAAAAAAATATTGCTAACATAGGTGTCGAAAAAAAAAACAATTGCTAACACTAACACGATGATCTTTGAATTACCCTACCTAATTGTCCTACAGTGCTCTATATTTGTTGAATATGTATCTGGAATGTTATTATATGTACTCCCTACATCCCACGAAAGATGTCTTGAATTTATCTAAACTtgtatgtatctacacactaaatagtgcctagatacatccaaatttatatAAATCTGGGACATCTTttgtgggacggagggagtacttatgaACTCACACTACATAAACACACAATAACGCCCTGCATGCTTGTGAATACTAACTAATTCGCCTACAGCATTCTGCAGTAGTTAAATATGTATCGTAAAGgttattttaaaaaaattgaaactcaTACTACATAAACAGTCAGTAAGACCCAAGCAAACAAGCTGGCTCTCTGACTGTAGCTTCTGCTTATTTTGCTAACAGCCTGACTTAAAACAATTCTGTACAGCTACAAATCCAGTATGCTAATACCATGTGCTGTTGAAGCTTTTGCCTTTGACAATAACCACATTAACGAAGTTGCCAATATATTCTATGCAGAGCATTGGATGGATTACTAAATTTTGGAAGGACATGCAACTCTATTTAATAAGGAAACAAATGCCTGAGTTAAAATCACCAACTTTCTCACATCTAAACTTGCGCCAGAAAACGTGATGTTATGGGCAAGAAAATGGCATATCATCATATCCATTCAAGGAATTACATTTGACGATGTAATTTACAGGCTATCAAACTTAATTCTCCATTTCCCCCTCAAGCTTGATAGTATTGGAAATTAAAATCGAGTGTTATAGAGCTATGTGGAGAACACATTATAACTAAGAAACGTAAAATGAGTTCTACAAACAAACATAATCATTCCCCAGATTTTAAAGGCCACCTAATTAATGTCCAGATATGATTTTCCATAAAACAATGATAGGAAAAATCTGCTGAAATGCTCAGGTCACAATATTCAATATATCTGATAAGCTATCAGAAAGTGTAAACAATATCTAGAGAATACAGCATTTGTCATATTTGATAATCTTTGGCTATACTAAGGGTTTTATACCAAGAATATGGAAGAAAATGATAGAACTAAATCGATGTGTCATATATACACATAAAAACATGCTTTACAGCAAACACAACCCAAAAGGCACACAAACATGCCACGCATATGCTTGTTTTAAACACCCAGGTATAAATACTTTCTACATATTTATACTATTAACAAACATGAATGCATGTTTACCCATAATTAGCATCGTCCTATAACAGAAGAAAATAGGGAACCAGCAAAATATACAAACAGATGAATCATGAAATGTCCTTCGAGTTTGATTTGACAATCAATCCAATCATAGGACACCAACATATATAGATTATATCAGGTATTAAAAAGATATAGTGGTAGAATGAAACCAGCTGTTAAACCAGCCATTTGACACAGAAAATGCAACTGAACAGGACAGTGAAGACATTTAATAGAAGAACTCAGAGCTTGTACAGTAGATAATCAGGTAAGAAAGACCAAGCAAGCTGTTCCTAAAAGGGCTGAGGGAGGGGATGAGAATGTATTAACAGCCCTACTAGTAGCATGGACATATAATGATGGTCATTGAGCAAGTTGCACACACATTAAGTGAACACATAATTACCAGTCCACCCCAAAATATCCCATCTTTCTCATAAGATTAATACTGCAACAAAAGAGGCTCTCTTTTGCACTAATGCTGTATTCCCAAGTTCCCAGCCACAATAGATCCTATGATTATTATGTATAATCTGGTAATAATTATAGGGGTACACTTGGAAGGGACTAAATTAAAACCATAAATTACACCTAACTGCAGAGAGATGATTCAAAAAAAGTAAGCTAATTAAATGTACTATACAACAAAATTCCTACATCAATCCAACCCACCCCCTCCTGTATGGACCAGACAGCACAAGCACAACAGATTTCACTGATGAGAAACAAATGGAATAAGACCAGCAATTAACAAAACTGGTTTCATCAGAGTGATTATCAACTTACACCGTACTGACTAATCCATATTTACACGGGCAACTTCACGCAAACCTACACCGTGCCCTCGTGGCAATTTTGACCAGGACCAGGACACATACCGACCGCATAGAAACAGAACGTTCTTGCTAAATACTAAATCATGAACCGTCACACAATAGGAAACCGGTAATACAGCCATCCAGTCAGGCCCCTCCTGTATGGACTAGACACCACAAGCACAGCTCATTTCACTGATTAGGAACAGCTGGTATGAGACCAGAAATCGACAAAACTTGTTTCATTAGAGTGATTATCAACTTACGATGTACTGACTAATTAATATTTAACAGACAACTTTACGCTAACCTACACCGTGCCCTCGTGGCAATTTCCACTAGGACCAGGACCCATACCAATCGCATAGAAACAGAAAGTTCTTGCTAAATACAAAATCCTTAGCACAATAGGAAACCGGTAATACTAGCGCCTAACATTAACTTCAACCATAGTAGCATGATATTCACGGAAAGTAGTCCTATGACAGACAAATAAATTTCCCGGCGATAGCTTCCAACAAAAAGAGAAATCCCCAAAACATTATTCGCGCCCTTTTTAGCAGCACGCAAACGGACAAACCAGAAACTCTACGTTTTCTCCCTAGCAAGCAGCAAGTAAGCCCCAAGCACCAACCCGACATATACACTAAATCTGCCGGCGCCTTTTAATGCAGCGGAAGCTTGCGGGAACGTACTAAGCGACAAGAACGCCGCAAACCAGCTAGCATTCTCCCAACATAAACCGCCCGCCGGCCTTTTCCCGCGCTACTAAGCGGAGGACCAAATCGGGCCAAATTTTGAGTTTTAAGTTGTGGAAAGCACCCTCTAGGAAAGCATTGGCTCAGCCCTAGATTTTGTTCTCTGGCTCCCTACCAATCAGGGAAGGAAACTTCCCTAAGCAGCGAGTATAACCGCATCACTTCTCACGCCTGCGGTTGGCTGAACCTGAGGAAGCAAGATTCCTCCTTGGCACCAAGCAGCCACACCTAAACGACCTGTATGTGAGCTATGAAAAATTCTGTCCCAAAATTTTGCAACCAACGAAATAGCAGAGCACACATAATGCCACGGCGCCTGCTCCCGCGAGACGGGGAGCAGCCAGAGAGCGCCGAACAACGGAGCAAGATGGGCGATcaatatgatgaggagggaggtgGTGGGGTGGGAGGATTCGGATTGGGGAGTGTCTGGACCTTGTCGCCGGCTCCGAGCAGGTGCGAGGCTAGCTGGCCGTCGGGGCGCAGAGTCTTGTGATATCCCGGGGGCGGAAACGGGAAGCAGCGAGACATGGCACGGCCGCCGCCGGATCAGCACCCTCGAGCcctcctcctccctccctccACCCCCAAGAAAACCACCTCTTTCCCCCTTGCCGCAGCCCTGGGGTCAGTGGTGGTGGGTGGGCGCCCGCGGGGTCCATGTGGCCGGGGCTCtcatccccgccgccgccggcgccggaaTCGCGGGGATCTGGGGGCGGGGCGGCGAGGGGGGATCCGAGGATCCACCCGATCGGGGAGTGAGAGTAGATGATTCTTGCGGTGCGAGCGATCTCTCCCTCGGCTCGGCTCTGTTTCGTTTTAGTTTCTTTCTCCGCTGTTTCGCCGCTTTCGTGTGCCTCTGCCGGGTTGGATTTGGATTTGGAGAGAGAAGTAGGGTTGCGATGGCggacggaggaggaagaagaggaaaccgAAGAGAGGAGACccgggatgggtatatatagcacAAGAAGCCTCTGCCTACTGCCGTGTTGCTCTTGGGTTTCACTAGGCCCCACCTGCAAGAGCAAACCTGCGGTGGACATCGCACATGGGGGTGTGGGTGGTGTGCTTATTTTTTTCCTCctaatttttatttatttatttttgcttGTTTATTATTAGGGTTATTAGTAGTATTCCATTTCTTAGGCTCATAGTTTAAGGGAGTTCTCTTCTCCTCTTGGTCTACCTTATTCATTGCATCTCACCTTATCTTTCCAAATTTTGTCGGTACCCGGCCTTTTACGGCTCCGTTAATGTGCAAGTTTGAGTAGCTTCGGAAAGATTCCAGTAACGTTACGCTTCAATAAAGTCGTCGCTTCCGTACAAATGTGGCATGAGTGTCGGAGTTCGCGTCGGAAAGGACGATTCCCAAATCGTCGGCGATCTGGTGCTGAAACTGTTGTGGATGGTCTTATCTACCGGGCTTCAAAAGCACAATACTGCATTCACGCACGCGTGATCGTGAATGGATAAGAACTTACGACCGTGTGTACTCGTAGCAGATGTCACGTGACACTATGATCCGGAGCACATTTTCACG
It includes:
- the LOC127291801 gene encoding uncharacterized protein — encoded protein: MSRCFPFPPPGYHKTLRPDGQLASHLLGAGDKEKHKEKKHKKDKKDKDKKEGKEKKDKDRSKDKHRDKKDRKEKHKDKKKDKSKDKSRESEGTERHGDAIPGQNLGESSRKSEEIQDHIFREEQVRKSQDEKGVENRTVDKFPVPNERSREGFGAAPALEKERTAVNRMRIHSIDTSGKNEGLGQQTISINQQRNGTSIRRVESFNSSSQGAADGFGTAPMVEKGRVKVTRPLSNSTDSAPRKEGTGQRISNISILVQKRTESPNKEIAKKEIGTSSPLLRSPANAMHKGNGKVGRPMDSAPTSTQRFGSPSTSSAATGMDRSLPRPTIPSPSITIRRPNGMVRPSESNSISINKPNAGGVSPAMGKEKGPGGRMLQNSVSNDQKPVGSKPPAVGREKELGGRMLHNDVSTGQKLAGSRPPSLVREKEPVGKMLQNDVSTDQKLVGSRPPSVVREKESGGRMLQNDVSTDQKLVGSKLPVVGREKELGGRMLQTDVSTDQKLVDSKPPAVEKVAVGRAERVEKVKDATLDDKKKEDKKRERHEKKKRKEKDKDRHKEKKKEKEAKKEKGEHNHKEHDKLREKSVNDQIDSILTDLLTSPLAPPADDTEAILADENLKKRKNHEMNGYQQNHHEMRPTKLPRPAPSSNHVENGTASHVAAPLSSMPEAIKIEKAERLPKKEEKVNGNKEAQRPPVDAGLWDPLAASRNGAPSRKLSPHPDFKYLGQIYSIPEAPQVMMECELEDQDWLFDQSSNHSEKHKTEAAADGVPQVWAEAVRIDQADVIALPYVIPF